AAAGGCGGACGCAACCTGTACTACCAGCCGGATATGCTCTACGGCGCGGCCGAAGCGGCCGACGGGTACGTCTCCGTCGCGCTACTACTGTACTCGGAGCGGATCTGGCACGCGTACTGTGAACTGCTCGAGCGACCGGATTTGCTAGAAAAAGAGCAGTACCAGACGACACAAGGCCGAGCCGAAGATGCGGACCACCTTTGTTCGCAGTTCGAAGCGTGGTTGGCCGAGCAGCCGGTGACGGAGGCGGTCGAACGGCTCAACGAACTCGGGATTCCCGCGGCGCCGTATCAGACGATCGAGGAAGCAGCGGAGATGGACCACATGGAACACCTTGGCGTCTTCGAGGAGATCGATCACCCGGTCTACGATACATTGACCCTGACGTCCACGCCGCTTTCGCTCTCCGAATCCGACGTCTCCCTCCGAAGCCGCGCACCGTTCCTCGGCGAACACAACCGCGACATCCTTCGAGAGCAGGGGTACGACGACGGCGAGATCGATCACCTTCTCGAGAAAGACGTGCTTTCGCAGTAATCGCGGTGCGATCAACCACCTCGAGACAGTACAGTCGAAAGACCGCACAACGAAAACGGACGACGGGCGGCGTTACGTTGACTCATCTGGGGGCCTCGGCGTCAGGTAATCGTCAACGTTCGTATCACGACTGGTTTCGATCGAGAATTCGATGTCAGCAACGGTATCAATCTCTTTGACTCGCTGGACGAGTGCGTCGACATCTTCGTTCGATACGGCGGTTGCGACGGCGTAAATGTCGTAGGTTCCGATACCCTTACAGACGAGCCAGAACGGCATCTCGGCGATTTCGTCGAGAAGAGCGTCCTTCGCCCCGGGTTCGTCCGTAACAGAAATCGCGAGCCGAACGATTTCCCAGTCGTGTTCCTGTGGCTCGAGCAAGAAAAACGGCGACGTTCGCTCCAAGAGCTTCGTGACGCGTTTTCGAACACCCTCCGTTGAGAGTTCGTACCCCTTGTCGACAAGAATCCTCGCGATCTCAGAGTAGGGCGTCCGAGGGTCGTCCGCGAGGATCTTGAGA
This is a stretch of genomic DNA from Natronorubrum sediminis. It encodes these proteins:
- a CDS encoding Lrp/AsnC family transcriptional regulator, whose amino-acid sequence is MTDVDDIDRAILKILADDPRTPYSEIARILVDKGYELSTEGVRKRVTKLLERTSPFFLLEPQEHDWEIVRLAISVTDEPGAKDALLDEIAEMPFWLVCKGIGTYDIYAVATAVSNEDVDALVQRVKEIDTVADIEFSIETSRDTNVDDYLTPRPPDEST